The genomic segment TTTTTTTGATACAGTGAGCGCTTGACTGTGGATTCGCTTTCTGTCACCTACGCAGGAAAGGCAGGTTTTCTGTGACGTCTTTCAAGGGCCATAAGCTGGCTTGCATCGTCGACATAAAGTACCCTGAATGCAATAAAGTCGCGATTCTATGTCCAGGGTAAGCCATCGAGCCGTCTGTTAGCGCACCCGCGCAAGATGCGGTCACCTGACAGGCGAACAGGGAAACTTTTCTGAATCTTAAGGACTTGTAGAGATGCGTAACATGTTATAGCAGTCCCACGCAGCTTTAGGTACGGACGTTCGGGAGGTTCTTTCCTGCCGACAAAAAAAACGCAACTCCATGTGGTCGAGTAGTCACGGGTGTATTGAAGGAACGTCTTGGTATTGTGCGCAGAATGACACGCGGGATGACTTGTGTGATCCGCTACTTTGTGCATCGATCAGGTTGTATGCGAGCAAATGCCACGTCCTTCTGACTACTATAGCAGAGGGTCTGCCTGTCAATTCAGTAAGTTTTTGCCCTGCAAAGATTCGTTTCAATAGGAAGAGCCTATGTAAGGTGTCCAGTGTGTGCTGAACCTTGACCCTTCGTACACCCGTCCCGTGCAGAGACAGTCACCGGTGACAGAGCTCTTGGGTTGCACAAGTAAAATCGAATCAAACAGCAACCCAAGGGCCAGCGATCCGAGTGTAGTTGTTACTCGGCGCAAACAGACATGCGTCTTATGAGAGCTCGTTCTGCTGCTGTAAGCGCCGTAGTTTCATCTTTAGCTGTTCCCACGCGAGTGAATCAGAGAATCAGTTCCCTCTTAGCACACGCAGACGTATAAAAAGTGGAAAATCGCGAGTGTCACCGGAATCAGGGAAGCCCGCTTCTGGTGCTTTCAGACGGACCAAAATAATATCTCGGTTTTGAATATTTCACGAGCAAGAAGCAAATGAAGTAGTGTTGTCGGAGTGCGCAGGAAATAGAAATTTCAAGGTTCCGGGGTCTGTCTATGGGTTGGATGGATGCATCGGTATGAAGAGTTGTCCTTGAATCAAAAACACCGAAAAAAAGGTCTCCCGTAACCTAGTTGGATGAGCAGGCTCGGTAGTACTAGCGCAAGCATTATATGCATTCCCAGCAGTAGAAGTTAGTGCCACGTGATTTTAGGGGATAGAACGCTTATCATCCCCTTTCCTTTGGTTTCGTTACCTTTGTTCAGATTCGTTTCGACTTCCGCGGTAACGGAGAGTCTGAGGGAGATGACGACTGGAGCTTTGGAGGCTATGTTGACGAGGCAAAGGAtgacttgcatgcagttgtcGACACTTGCTCATCGTATAATCTTGAGGTCGTTTGTATAATCGGTCACTCCCGATCGGCGACGACAGTTCTTCTTCACGCGGCCATGTTTGATGATGTCCCTCTAGTAGTTAGCCTTGCTGGTCGATACGATATGCGACAGGGCCTAGAAAAACACTTGTCTCCTGAAAAATTGAAGGCGTTCTCTGTGCTGACAGCTGGCACGGGAATGGGTAAGCAAGCTGACGTTCTGTCAAGCTCTCTTGAGAATGACAAAGATATTCTGAAGAAGCAAGGCACAGAAGTCGACGAGAAAGTCGAATTTGTTTCCCCAGATGGTCGCAGACGCGTCATAACAAAGAAATGTGTCCTCGATCGTCTCACGCTAGATCTCCGACAGTATTTCTCGCAGATCAAGCATACGAAAAAGATCCTCATCATCCACGGCTCTGAAGATCGAACTGTACCTTGCGAAGACGCCACACAGCTAGCGAATGCCCTTCCTCAGAACAAGACCAAAGTCGTAATTATTGAAAGGGCATCTCATTCTCTGGTGGACAGCCAGGCAATCAAGACTCAGGTCGTCCAGACCATCGAAAACTTCATAGTCGAAAACGGCCTCAGCTGCAAGAAGGCCTAAAATCACTCATCTGCCCGTGTCTGTCTTGTGCATGCTTGCAAGTGGAGCTGTGTACAAATGTATTTGTACCTTCGGTTGTGCACCCGTCTACCACTCGTGGCATGTAAGTGACATGTTTGAAACAAGGGGACGAGCACGCTTCGGTTTTTCCAGCTGCTTTAACAGTGCATTGTGAAGGTGTTGGTGCGAGGAGTGAGGGCTGTGCAGCTTCTCAATGCAGGCTCATCGAAGACAagcctctttcttttccacaTTGAAATGTCTCTGGACTGATGAACACTTTATCTAACCGTTTTTAAGCAGCGCGTTAGCGAGTTATTTCCTCTGAGACGCAGCGTGGCTCGTGAACTTCATTTCAAGCATGAGTCTGTAACCACCGTGGTGCATGTGGTGGTAGGGATGACAACGACAGGAATCGTTTTTTTTTAATTGAACTGCTGCCTCAAAAGGACTTTCGTGGGGCGTGTTACCGGACAAGTTGGTACAGATTTCTCTGCCGCTCGTTGATATCCGTTTTGGTTTTCTTAGCTCACGTGTCCACAACAAGCGCATGCTTCACAGATACATACAGGCGTTTGCATGTTGTTTTGCTAAGGATGACGGCCCGAAAGGATCACATCATAGGCTCATCTGGCCGCAGAGAACACGGATCAGCGTGGATGAAATGGgcttcttttcgctttttccagTGCAAAGCACGCAGAAATCGCTGTTCTCTCGTTGGTGTGGCATCTAGAGG from the Toxoplasma gondii ME49 chromosome IX, whole genome shotgun sequence genome contains:
- a CDS encoding hydrolase, alpha/beta fold family protein (encoded by transcript TGME49_267050) produces the protein MPQTNIPSWHFANEKGRFSVTSFKGHKLACIVDIKYPECNKVAILCPGLYASKCHVLLTTIAEGLPVNSIRFDFRGNGESEGDDDWSFGGYVDEAKDDLHAVVDTCSSYNLEVVCIIGHSRSATTVLLHAAMFDDVPLVVSLAGRYDMRQGLEKHLSPEKLKAFSVLTAGTGMGKQADVLSSSLENDKDILKKQGTEVDEKVEFVSPDGRRRVITKKCVLDRLTLDLRQYFSQIKHTKKILIIHGSEDRTVPCEDATQLANALPQNKTKVVIIERASHSLVDSQAIKTQVVQTIENFIVENGLSCKKA